The following are encoded together in the Deltaproteobacteria bacterium genome:
- a CDS encoding ThiF family adenylyltransferase, with protein MKDTTFNYPVAFSRNIGWITDEEQLVLKSKRIAIAGLGGVGGIHLTTLVRMGFQKFHIADFDFFEMHNFNRQAGAFMSTIGRSKLDVMREVAMDINPEVEIVPFPKGVWPENVDSFLKDCDLYLDGLDFFCFDIRRLVFAKAYEKNIPAVTAGPLGMGSALVNFLPKGMTFDQYFGLSNAKDDEEKSVLFALGLSPSRMTFSYLVDSKKIDFKNKKVPSTPMGCQMCSAVAGAEIIKILLKRGQVSQAPVSIQYDAYLNKIVKTWIPFGYKNPVQRLRIYIALRIFKKSYGSSS; from the coding sequence ATGAAGGACACAACATTTAATTACCCTGTCGCTTTTTCAAGGAATATAGGCTGGATTACAGATGAGGAACAACTAGTTTTAAAATCTAAAAGAATTGCCATTGCAGGTCTTGGGGGTGTGGGCGGAATTCATTTAACCACCCTTGTTAGGATGGGTTTTCAGAAGTTTCATATAGCTGATTTTGATTTTTTTGAAATGCATAATTTCAATCGCCAAGCTGGCGCCTTTATGTCCACCATCGGTAGGTCAAAGCTGGACGTCATGAGGGAAGTGGCAATGGATATCAATCCTGAAGTTGAGATTGTTCCTTTTCCCAAGGGAGTGTGGCCGGAAAATGTGGATTCTTTTCTCAAGGATTGTGATTTATACTTAGATGGTTTAGATTTTTTTTGTTTTGATATCCGAAGGCTCGTTTTTGCAAAGGCCTATGAAAAAAATATTCCAGCAGTCACGGCAGGTCCATTGGGAATGGGTTCTGCTTTGGTGAATTTTCTTCCAAAAGGAATGACCTTTGATCAGTACTTTGGGTTATCAAATGCTAAAGATGACGAGGAAAAATCAGTCTTATTTGCCTTAGGTTTATCACCTTCCAGAATGACTTTCAGCTATTTAGTTGACTCCAAAAAAATTGATTTTAAGAATAAAAAAGTACCCTCAACACCTATGGGCTGTCAAATGTGTTCTGCAGTAGCTGGTGCGGAAATCATTAAAATTCTATTAAAACGGGGCCAGGTATCTCAGGCTCCTGTTTCTATCCAATATGATGCTTATCTAAACAAAATCGTTAAAACTTGGATTCCTTTTGGATACAAAAATCCAGTGCAAAGACTCAGAATCTATATCGCTCTTAGGATTTTTAAAAAATCCTATGGATCCTCATCCTAA
- a CDS encoding helix-turn-helix transcriptional regulator — translation MINSSLDSKIETELVVKSSTYESRILRIEPHLSYFSRIHHWPQNANEIDVFGPCWSLALFNFQNDEVCIKRRGQLISLNGYQAVFIPPFSVIDWRLKGGEIQFEGVISNHPVTGDLPNEPYLIKNKNLNKIPSSIAELFRLLKEAEFIVAVGKEEAPSAVASKTKNYIDRHFDSELTMADVAKSLRLNHSVMDRAFIKNYEMSPVEYRNKLRVLEAAHRMILEPKSVTQTTFEVGFLGTNNFNKQFKKVMNVCPSKYSKLVSDKKLQKKLQKKLQKKLL, via the coding sequence ATGATTAATTCCTCGTTAGATTCAAAAATTGAAACAGAACTAGTGGTAAAATCCTCAACATATGAATCAAGGATTTTACGTATAGAACCTCATTTGTCGTACTTTTCTAGAATTCATCATTGGCCTCAAAATGCTAATGAAATTGATGTGTTTGGCCCTTGTTGGAGTCTGGCTTTGTTTAATTTTCAAAATGACGAAGTTTGTATTAAACGCAGGGGACAGCTCATTTCATTAAACGGATATCAGGCCGTATTTATTCCTCCATTTTCTGTAATTGATTGGCGTCTAAAAGGTGGAGAGATTCAATTTGAAGGAGTGATATCTAATCATCCAGTCACCGGGGATTTGCCCAATGAACCCTATCTGATAAAGAACAAGAATTTAAATAAAATTCCCTCTTCTATAGCCGAATTATTTCGCCTCCTCAAGGAGGCTGAGTTTATCGTGGCTGTTGGAAAAGAAGAAGCTCCTTCAGCGGTGGCTTCCAAAACAAAAAATTATATCGATAGACATTTTGATAGTGAACTGACGATGGCAGATGTTGCCAAAAGTCTTAGATTAAATCATTCAGTTATGGACAGGGCCTTTATAAAAAATTATGAAATGTCACCTGTTGAGTATCGAAATAAATTAAGAGTCCTTGAGGCTGCACATAGGATGATTTTAGAACCTAAATCCGTAACTCAAACCACTTTCGAAGTTGGATTTTTAGGAACAAATAATTTTAATAAGCAGTTTAAAAAAGTAATGAATGTTTGTCCTTCCAAGTATTCTAAACTAGTTTCTGACAAAAAACTTCAGAAAAAACTTCAGAAAAAACTTCAGAAAAAACTTCTTTGA
- a CDS encoding flagellar hook-length control protein FliK yields MNLQAMSASPLMEMSAKTKIPIRDVEQKDSADSEKSFDQVLKQKTNSRSANKPQILSQEKNTSENEASNIDSEDDNKDSFSKIKKETNESVAGRDAKKDSKVKKFMDSFESEFQVPPTRLVEVISQLTPEQLSESAEQTADSVIDQLNLDPLAKPKAKKQYLELIQDLNQISVANQQLTPLPGLSLMGLGMAQERFQKMKSQREVLQKSIDQMNQSFWKPREVFKDNTLVELSKSDILSGSESAVPTKISRLVEPDFNNQLMNLTDSNSQLDSELSNQVLTTKFDGQTELPTIDLLHPSKAATVENITTVPNIPTVLTVPAVATPGMAEAEVIAATAGAAAAGATATANTSAVTAAEWRREDPKIQQRDSELLNTDQMNSSLLKKTEAPERFKEGQSATSYFEGQAQGKELSKTQRSNKSKGEELKSLFAAQLGNQIYTEESARGEATSAKLIPKELTPAEIDKNIQNVMHQAQYLVKKGGGEVNVKMSPEGLGQIQLKVELIDGKVQMQMVTDNKETKKILESNMGDLKDQLSSHKLNINSIKIDTVQGVNTDVATRNQNSLDLSQNQSDRQTKQFWNQFQDQFGRGPQREALFQPPQVKGYAKKSSQPIAPAESSQLLSARREMGKGSGLNLVA; encoded by the coding sequence TTGAACCTGCAGGCCATGTCTGCATCGCCCCTAATGGAAATGTCAGCCAAGACAAAAATTCCAATTCGCGATGTGGAACAAAAGGATTCTGCTGACAGTGAAAAAAGTTTCGATCAAGTTTTAAAACAGAAAACTAATTCGCGGTCAGCTAACAAACCGCAGATTTTGTCTCAAGAGAAGAACACTTCTGAAAATGAAGCTTCAAATATTGATTCTGAAGATGATAATAAAGATAGTTTTTCGAAGATAAAAAAAGAGACAAATGAAAGCGTGGCTGGAAGGGATGCAAAGAAGGATTCAAAAGTTAAAAAATTCATGGACTCATTTGAGAGTGAATTTCAAGTGCCCCCAACTCGACTAGTTGAGGTCATCAGTCAGTTAACGCCTGAACAATTATCAGAGTCTGCAGAGCAAACTGCTGATTCGGTAATTGATCAGTTAAACTTGGATCCCCTTGCAAAACCAAAGGCTAAGAAGCAATATTTAGAGTTGATACAGGATTTGAATCAGATTTCTGTGGCAAACCAACAATTGACACCTTTACCAGGGTTATCGTTGATGGGTTTAGGAATGGCTCAAGAGCGATTTCAAAAAATGAAATCACAGAGAGAAGTTCTTCAGAAGTCAATTGATCAAATGAACCAGAGTTTTTGGAAGCCGCGAGAGGTATTTAAAGACAACACTCTTGTAGAGCTTTCTAAATCAGATATTTTGAGCGGTTCAGAATCTGCTGTTCCAACTAAGATATCTCGTTTGGTGGAACCTGATTTTAATAATCAATTGATGAATCTAACAGATTCAAACAGTCAGCTAGATTCAGAACTTTCAAATCAAGTGTTGACTACAAAGTTTGATGGCCAAACTGAGTTGCCAACAATAGATTTACTGCATCCGTCAAAAGCGGCAACTGTTGAGAATATCACGACAGTCCCAAACATTCCAACAGTCCTGACAGTCCCAGCTGTTGCGACTCCCGGTATGGCTGAGGCGGAAGTAATCGCAGCAACAGCCGGTGCTGCTGCAGCAGGAGCAACGGCAACAGCAAACACAAGTGCAGTGACCGCAGCTGAATGGCGTCGAGAGGATCCAAAGATTCAACAACGGGACTCAGAGTTATTAAATACGGACCAGATGAATTCTTCTCTTTTAAAGAAGACGGAGGCTCCAGAGAGGTTTAAAGAAGGACAAAGTGCTACTTCCTATTTTGAAGGGCAAGCTCAAGGAAAAGAGCTTTCTAAAACTCAGAGATCTAACAAATCAAAGGGTGAGGAGCTGAAATCTCTTTTTGCTGCCCAACTGGGAAATCAGATTTACACTGAGGAGAGCGCGCGAGGAGAAGCCACTTCTGCCAAACTAATTCCTAAAGAGCTAACGCCAGCTGAGATTGATAAAAACATTCAAAATGTCATGCATCAGGCTCAGTATTTAGTTAAAAAGGGTGGAGGCGAAGTGAATGTCAAAATGAGTCCAGAGGGACTTGGACAAATTCAGTTGAAGGTAGAATTGATCGACGGCAAAGTGCAGATGCAAATGGTTACCGATAATAAAGAAACTAAAAAGATTTTAGAATCTAATATGGGTGATTTAAAAGACCAGTTGTCTTCACATAAGTTGAATATCAACTCAATCAAAATTGATACGGTTCAAGGTGTTAATACCGATGTGGCTACAAGAAATCAAAACTCTTTGGACCTATCGCAAAACCAATCAGACAGACAAACCAAACAATTTTGGAATCAGTTTCAAGATCAGTTTGGCAGAGGTCCTCAAAGGGAGGCTTTGTTTCAACCACCACAAGTAAAGGGCTATGCTAAGAAAAGCTCTCAGCCCATTGCTCCTGCAGAAAGCTCACAATTGCTTTCTGCACGAAGAGAAATGGGTAAGGGAAGTGGGCTGAATTTGGTAGCTTGA
- a CDS encoding malate dehydrogenase: MKTPVKVSVTGAAGQIGYSLLYRIASGEMLGKDQPVILQLLELTPAMQALKGVVMELEDCAFPLLHQVTASDDAKVAFNDTQIALLVGARPRSKGMERKDLLEANAQIFTAQGKALDEVANRDVKVLVVGNPANTNAYIAMKSAKSLKAKNFTAMLRLDHNRALSQLATKTKKPVGSFEKMIVWGNHSPTMYPDYRFANIQGQSVKAMINDEAWYKETFIPTVGKRGAAIIEARGLSSAASAANAAIGHMKDWWLGSEGKWVTMGVPSDGSYGIPEGIIYGYPCVCENKEYKIVQGLEIDSFSREKMDFTLKELTEERDGVKHLLG; this comes from the coding sequence ATGAAAACTCCAGTAAAAGTTTCCGTAACGGGTGCTGCTGGGCAAATTGGTTACAGCTTACTATATAGAATCGCTTCAGGTGAAATGCTAGGTAAGGATCAACCTGTGATATTACAGTTGTTAGAATTAACGCCAGCAATGCAAGCTTTGAAGGGTGTCGTGATGGAGCTGGAAGACTGCGCGTTTCCTTTGTTGCATCAGGTAACCGCTTCGGATGATGCAAAGGTCGCTTTTAACGACACGCAAATTGCTTTGCTAGTGGGTGCCAGACCTCGATCTAAAGGAATGGAAAGAAAAGATTTATTAGAAGCCAACGCTCAAATTTTTACAGCTCAGGGAAAAGCTCTAGATGAAGTTGCCAATAGAGATGTTAAAGTTTTAGTTGTTGGAAACCCAGCAAATACAAATGCTTATATTGCTATGAAGTCTGCAAAATCTTTAAAAGCAAAAAATTTTACAGCCATGTTAAGGCTTGACCATAATCGCGCTTTATCTCAATTGGCGACTAAAACCAAAAAACCCGTAGGATCTTTTGAAAAAATGATCGTATGGGGAAATCATTCACCAACGATGTATCCCGATTATCGATTTGCCAATATTCAAGGTCAATCAGTCAAAGCTATGATCAATGATGAGGCCTGGTATAAAGAAACGTTCATTCCTACTGTTGGAAAAAGAGGAGCCGCCATTATTGAAGCCAGAGGATTGTCTAGTGCTGCCTCTGCTGCGAATGCAGCCATTGGTCACATGAAAGACTGGTGGTTGGGTTCTGAGGGCAAGTGGGTCACGATGGGCGTGCCTTCTGATGGATCATACGGAATACCAGAGGGGATTATTTACGGTTACCCTTGTGTCTGTGAAAATAAAGAATACAAAATTGTCCAAGGTTTAGAAATTGATTCTTTCTCAAGAGAAAAAATGGATTTTACTTTGAAAGAACTTACTGAAGAAAGAGATGGAGTTAAACATCTTCTTGGTTAA
- a CDS encoding flagellar hook protein FlgE, producing the protein MGILSSLYTGVSGMTAQGEALGVIGDNIANANTIGFKASRAEFQDIISKNLKGILGGNQIGRGVKIGAVNPILVQGNVDATEKVTDLAISGDGYFKVKGSDGESFTRDGSFHFDKEGNLVTNDNQRVQGFMTDEKGNILNKLGDIKFPRALIPAKGTQELKLDLNLDSRFEPNKKFNIEDPYSTSHYSTGVEIYDTQGNKHLVSFFFNKVADRKWEYKGLVDGKEASGGEAGKLAEVCAGKLEFTEDGKLNKQELTDSMFNFSGGAQQNQKIKITFGDAISEGGKGIEGTKQYGKSSDLISWHQNGAAAGTITGLSFNDDGVLTAVYSNGQAADLAQISLAKFENAEAMFKVGNNRLKESRDSGGPSMGSPGSAGRGKIYAKSLERSTVDIATEFVNMIQNQRGFQANAKTITTTDELLNEVIQLKR; encoded by the coding sequence ATGGGTATTCTTTCGTCTCTTTACACCGGTGTATCAGGAATGACAGCACAGGGTGAAGCCTTAGGTGTTATCGGTGATAACATAGCCAACGCTAACACAATTGGATTTAAAGCCTCAAGAGCTGAGTTTCAAGATATTATTTCAAAAAATTTAAAAGGGATATTGGGTGGAAATCAAATTGGGCGAGGGGTGAAAATCGGCGCGGTAAATCCTATATTAGTGCAAGGTAATGTGGATGCTACCGAGAAAGTGACTGATCTTGCGATATCTGGTGATGGCTATTTTAAAGTTAAGGGAAGCGACGGGGAATCCTTTACACGAGATGGTTCTTTTCACTTCGATAAAGAAGGGAACTTGGTAACCAATGATAATCAAAGGGTTCAAGGGTTTATGACAGATGAGAAGGGAAATATTTTAAACAAACTTGGGGATATAAAATTTCCTAGGGCTTTGATTCCAGCAAAGGGGACTCAAGAGCTTAAATTAGATTTAAATTTAGACTCCAGATTTGAACCTAATAAAAAATTTAATATTGAAGACCCGTATTCGACATCTCATTACTCTACAGGAGTTGAGATCTATGATACCCAAGGGAATAAGCATTTGGTTTCCTTTTTCTTTAATAAGGTTGCAGACCGTAAATGGGAATATAAAGGACTTGTTGATGGTAAAGAAGCCAGTGGTGGGGAAGCAGGTAAATTGGCTGAGGTCTGCGCCGGAAAGTTGGAATTTACCGAAGATGGAAAATTAAACAAGCAAGAATTAACTGATTCTATGTTCAATTTTTCAGGAGGAGCTCAACAAAATCAAAAAATTAAAATTACTTTTGGAGATGCCATTTCCGAAGGCGGCAAGGGGATTGAGGGAACTAAGCAATACGGAAAAAGTTCGGATTTAATTTCTTGGCATCAAAATGGAGCTGCTGCGGGAACCATCACAGGCCTATCTTTCAATGATGATGGCGTCTTAACCGCCGTATATTCAAATGGACAGGCAGCTGATTTAGCCCAAATATCGCTAGCTAAGTTTGAAAATGCCGAAGCCATGTTCAAGGTGGGGAACAACCGTTTAAAAGAATCAAGGGATTCAGGAGGTCCTTCCATGGGCTCACCTGGAAGCGCAGGTCGTGGAAAAATTTATGCAAAGTCCTTAGAAAGATCCACTGTGGATATTGCCACTGAATTTGTTAACATGATTCAAAATCAAAGAGGGTTTCAGGCCAATGCCAAGACCATTACAACAACAGATGAGCTTTTAAATGAGGTTATCCAGCTCAAACGTTAA
- a CDS encoding DNA-binding protein, which translates to MTKSRKHSFLVLRLNPDEDLKKKIASICEKNKIMAGAVVSVVGSLKNLNIRLANSNAFLKREEKMEVLSLQGSISVSGVHLHISVADSKGNVMGGHLMDENLIFTTLEMVILIFEDLIFDRKIDNHTGYKELIINGSNLS; encoded by the coding sequence GTGACAAAATCCAGGAAACATTCTTTTTTAGTCCTAAGATTAAATCCTGATGAAGATTTAAAAAAAAAGATAGCTTCAATTTGTGAAAAAAATAAGATCATGGCTGGTGCTGTCGTGTCTGTTGTTGGAAGCTTAAAGAATTTAAATATACGATTAGCAAATTCAAATGCTTTTTTAAAACGAGAAGAGAAAATGGAAGTGCTATCCTTGCAAGGGTCTATTTCAGTTTCGGGAGTTCATCTTCATATCTCTGTAGCGGATAGCAAAGGTAATGTGATGGGTGGTCACCTTATGGATGAGAACCTTATTTTTACCACTCTTGAAATGGTGATCCTTATTTTTGAAGATTTAATTTTTGATAGAAAAATAGATAACCATACCGGGTACAAAGAGTTAATAATTAATGGTTCAAACTTGAGTTAA
- a CDS encoding flagellar biosynthesis protein FlgD — MSVMGAKQGTKSFGQTQTAPVSQNSISSNLSAGDMKKLAGEDVGDVLNKVADPNWIDPGKKMRTAGNDKMDKDAFFKLMLTQMKNQDPMNPMQSHEMAAQLASFTSLEQMQNMNKTLTEISNAQKPAEQFQVLQFLGKTVSGDSSKIFRAKGDKDHDILFDLPMNAREAEIKVKNADGELVRTYKLSNLKQGSNRLAWNGMDEKGTILPEGEYQYSVEARNDQDKKIAIKTDFEGAITGVNYTKEGPVLMVGNQTVRLRDVKKIQNENKPTENSALPTQTPTTQTPTTQTPTTQAPQAPVTAKTQGAPVAPPKSKLLEQVGLSSEMMAKIAKETN; from the coding sequence ATGAGTGTGATGGGAGCAAAGCAAGGAACAAAGTCTTTTGGTCAAACGCAAACAGCGCCAGTTTCTCAAAACTCGATTTCTAGTAATTTGTCAGCAGGAGACATGAAAAAATTGGCAGGGGAGGATGTGGGCGATGTCTTAAATAAAGTCGCTGATCCTAATTGGATTGATCCTGGAAAAAAAATGAGAACTGCAGGTAATGATAAGATGGACAAGGATGCTTTTTTTAAACTCATGTTAACACAAATGAAAAATCAAGATCCCATGAATCCAATGCAGTCTCATGAAATGGCAGCCCAGTTGGCTAGTTTTACTTCTCTTGAGCAAATGCAAAACATGAATAAAACCTTAACCGAGATCAGCAATGCACAGAAGCCTGCAGAGCAGTTTCAAGTTTTACAGTTCTTAGGAAAAACAGTATCAGGAGACTCGTCAAAAATTTTCAGAGCCAAAGGAGATAAGGATCATGATATTTTATTTGATTTACCAATGAATGCAAGAGAAGCCGAGATTAAAGTAAAAAATGCGGATGGAGAGTTAGTCAGGACTTATAAGCTGAGCAACTTAAAGCAAGGTTCAAATCGATTAGCTTGGAATGGCATGGATGAAAAGGGAACGATTTTACCCGAAGGGGAATATCAATATTCAGTGGAAGCAAGAAATGACCAAGATAAAAAAATCGCAATTAAAACAGATTTTGAGGGTGCCATTACTGGAGTTAATTACACCAAGGAGGGGCCCGTTCTGATGGTTGGAAATCAAACCGTCCGTCTTCGAGATGTGAAAAAAATACAGAATGAAAATAAACCAACTGAAAATTCAGCACTTCCAACTCAGACACCTACAACTCAGACGCCCACAACTCAGACGCCCACAACTCAAGCACCGCAAGCGCCAGTGACAGCAAAAACGCAAGGAGCTCCTGTCGCTCCTCCAAAATCAAAGTTATTAGAGCAGGTTGGACTGTCCTCAGAAATGATGGCTAAAATTGCAAAAGAAACAAATTAA